Proteins encoded by one window of Bacteroidota bacterium:
- a CDS encoding DNA-binding protein, giving the protein MRTFTLRLMPNDDLKLGLQKFIVEKNIAAAAVITCVGSLKQVALRMANEKNATTYTEKFEIVSLVGTLSINGSHLHMAISDRNGLVRGGHLLNGCLIFTTAEIVIAVFDDVTYLREFDDVTGFKELVVKPLD; this is encoded by the coding sequence ATGCGAACTTTTACTCTGCGGTTAATGCCGAACGACGATCTTAAACTGGGTTTGCAGAAATTTATTGTAGAGAAAAATATTGCAGCCGCTGCCGTAATTACTTGTGTGGGAAGTTTAAAGCAAGTTGCACTGCGAATGGCAAATGAAAAAAATGCTACTACATATACCGAAAAATTCGAAATTGTTTCACTGGTTGGAACACTCTCTATTAATGGTTCTCACTTGCATATGGCAATTTCCGATCGCAATGGATTGGTGAGGGGAGGACATCTATTAAACGGTTGTTTAATTTTTACCACAGCAGAAATTGTTATAGCAGTTTTTGATGATGTAACTTATTTGCGGGAGTTTGACGATGTTACAGGATTTAAGGAATTGGTTGTGAAACCTTTAGATTAA
- a CDS encoding GNAT family N-acetyltransferase — protein sequence MKSRIRIAELQDAAAFVAIKDQLPIQRTDGSTTTGGFLLGTDLNTYEYYIENAFCLVAEVNNVIVGFGIIFPDEMLRSSDVWLRRNQANWFIDLAFWEDKKLCYFEQLAFLPGHKKQVILLAYNLVKWVFDLGYETLFTTTVKEPVLNLAAIPFINAVDGIKAGSIQEVYPKIGLINSDIYLIDSKAFDRKTKIHNLYPFFQNNLTLLIEQ from the coding sequence ATGAAAAGCAGGATTAGAATTGCCGAATTACAAGATGCTGCTGCCTTTGTTGCGATCAAAGATCAACTTCCTATTCAGAGGACAGATGGATCTACCACAACTGGAGGTTTTCTGCTTGGAACCGATTTAAATACCTACGAATATTATATTGAAAACGCATTTTGCCTCGTTGCAGAGGTGAATAATGTAATTGTAGGTTTCGGAATAATTTTCCCTGATGAAATGCTTCGAAGTTCTGATGTGTGGTTGCGCAGAAATCAAGCGAACTGGTTTATTGATCTGGCGTTTTGGGAGGATAAAAAACTTTGTTATTTCGAACAACTTGCTTTTTTGCCCGGTCATAAAAAACAAGTGATTCTGCTTGCTTACAACTTAGTTAAATGGGTTTTTGATCTCGGTTATGAAACATTGTTTACAACAACAGTGAAGGAACCGGTTTTAAACCTTGCAGCAATACCATTTATAAATGCTGTTGATGGGATCAAAGCAGGAAGTATACAGGAAGTTTATCCGAAAATAGGTCTTATAAATTCTGATATTTACTTAATCGACTCTAAAGCTTTTGACCGAAAAACCAAGATTCATAATTTATATCCTTTCTTCCAGAATAATTTAACATTATTGATCGAACAGTGA
- a CDS encoding fatty acid desaturase, whose protein sequence is MTRNAKLILETIAVFLFNSCLAIFISTLSVAAGIKMTIYIPVLLFQGLWFYRFYIVGHEAAHKKLFPSNAKINDFWGSVILIPLMVPITIYRKIHYFHHGFNRKNDHTSALDTYVIQGKPTMLKKLYVYILWYLSVFLGGFFLHSLISVILFLFIPPKISVKISPAFNNWTPKDQLRSIVLFLLGVGFHLAVLFLFGRTIYLYVLGYPMLAFAWVLSLLVYIFHYDTTKGDEVRFNVRSVKRIPVFSWILMNFNEHATHHQYPNIPWYELPIKSKPLPETFETKNQNTRNFFKAILNQFKGPVIVYEKQD, encoded by the coding sequence ATGACAAGAAATGCTAAATTGATCCTCGAAACTATTGCAGTTTTTCTTTTTAATAGTTGTCTGGCAATATTTATCAGTACTTTATCGGTAGCTGCAGGGATCAAAATGACCATATACATTCCTGTGTTATTATTTCAAGGTCTTTGGTTTTATCGGTTTTATATAGTAGGTCATGAAGCTGCACACAAAAAATTATTTCCTTCCAATGCTAAAATAAATGATTTTTGGGGATCTGTTATTTTGATTCCCCTGATGGTGCCCATCACTATTTACAGAAAAATTCATTATTTTCACCATGGTTTTAATAGAAAAAATGATCATACTTCTGCATTGGATACCTATGTGATACAAGGCAAACCAACCATGTTAAAAAAACTATATGTTTATATTCTCTGGTATCTGAGTGTGTTTTTGGGTGGATTTTTTTTACATTCCCTTATTTCGGTAATTTTATTTTTATTCATACCCCCAAAAATTTCGGTTAAAATTTCCCCCGCATTTAACAACTGGACGCCAAAGGATCAGTTGCGATCAATTGTACTATTTTTATTGGGAGTAGGTTTTCACCTTGCCGTTTTGTTTTTGTTCGGCAGAACAATTTATTTATATGTTTTAGGATATCCCATGCTTGCTTTTGCCTGGGTATTGTCGCTATTAGTGTATATTTTTCATTATGATACCACCAAAGGAGATGAAGTAAGATTTAACGTGCGATCTGTAAAACGTATTCCGGTATTTTCCTGGATACTTATGAATTTTAATGAACACGCGACACATCACCAATATCCGAATATCCCCTGGTATGAATTACCCATTAAAAGTAAACCGCTACCGGAAACCTTCGAAACAAAAAATCAAAACACACGAAATTTTTTTAAAGCAATTCTCAACCAATTCAAAGGCCCTGTAATAGTATATGAAAAGCAGGATTAG
- a CDS encoding dipeptide epimerase gives MKIKAIRTNLEKIPLTKPYTISYQTFSDTEIVYLEIELENGIIGLGAANPFVEVVGETPLSTLLHLQSDFVQQLIGRDINDFSIIIEEVISHFKGFPGTQAAIDIALHDAFGKFTGISVLDIYKRTTGPLPTSITIGIKDASEMLEEAKEYFGMGFRALKIKTGRNIEQDIECVSKLSNFFGHSMRIRVDANQGYNIKELFQFLDAAEKLKIELIEQPLPTGMEKELLAIPYKFRKILVADESLIDEDSAIYLKKIGSPYGVYNIKLMKCGGIQAANKIQWIAYESDCKLFWGCNDESLISITAALHAAYSCINTKYLDLDGSLDVMEKTFMGGFILKDGLMFPNDLPGLGVSKL, from the coding sequence ATGAAGATCAAAGCAATAAGGACCAATCTGGAAAAAATTCCTTTGACAAAACCCTATACAATTTCGTATCAGACCTTTAGCGACACGGAAATTGTTTATTTGGAAATTGAATTGGAAAATGGGATAATTGGATTAGGTGCAGCAAATCCATTTGTGGAGGTTGTTGGCGAAACTCCGTTATCGACATTATTGCATTTACAAAGTGATTTTGTTCAGCAACTCATTGGAAGAGACATTAATGATTTTAGTATCATTATCGAGGAAGTGATTTCTCATTTTAAAGGTTTTCCTGGAACACAGGCTGCAATTGATATTGCTTTACATGATGCGTTTGGAAAATTTACAGGAATTTCCGTGCTTGACATATATAAACGAACTACAGGCCCACTTCCCACTTCTATCACAATTGGAATTAAAGATGCCTCAGAAATGCTGGAGGAGGCTAAAGAATACTTTGGAATGGGTTTCAGAGCTTTAAAAATTAAAACTGGTCGAAATATAGAACAGGATATTGAATGTGTGTCGAAATTATCAAATTTTTTTGGACATTCCATGCGCATTCGAGTTGATGCTAATCAAGGTTATAACATTAAAGAATTATTTCAATTTCTGGATGCAGCAGAAAAATTAAAAATTGAATTAATTGAACAACCTTTGCCAACCGGAATGGAAAAGGAATTATTAGCTATTCCCTACAAATTTAGAAAAATACTTGTTGCAGATGAATCGTTGATAGATGAAGATTCTGCAATTTATCTTAAAAAAATAGGTAGCCCATACGGCGTTTATAATATTAAATTAATGAAATGCGGTGGTATACAAGCTGCAAATAAAATTCAATGGATTGCATATGAATCCGATTGCAAATTATTTTGGGGCTGTAATGACGAAAGTTTGATAAGTATAACTGCTGCACTTCATGCAGCTTATTCGTGTATCAATACCAAATACCTTGATCTTGATGGTAGTTTAGATGTTATGGAAAAAACGTTTATGGGAGGATTCATTCTCAAGGATGGATTAATGTTTCCAAATGATTTACCGGGTTTGGGAGTGAGCAAATTATAA